The Chanos chanos chromosome 16, fChaCha1.1, whole genome shotgun sequence genome has a window encoding:
- the LOC115829875 gene encoding TANK-binding kinase 1-binding protein 1-like — protein MESIFGGELGLMGGGEGLREDSCGVGWPTSPLQEDMYPTSHFTLVAAYHDIKTRLASLERENSSIKRKLKGYEVKFPMISEFGEERSICCSCEPKEASLSQTEASSLQQRINSLTQELQKSKEREERLEDVIQAYEKIHLEKSNVQRDLDKMTTLAEQHVERIRSLEAALRQRDSSLQKKSALMHAGKDMPHLQPRSKEMQYLQLHASLDVPCGPTLQSSRSLDALSDLKVQRLEAELEGARNEAQGACQREEELKAELQRLQEEIRQLQEAQREMATPCEHCDMEWIKKAGDEQVNLALAYTELTEELGRVRCLVAKQNEILRQTTQEQKSPGQLHTHTHTFIHTRIHTHTHTQTYTHSPTVPRHSPAPQRRSPSSPRPSPDRLRPSSPLSPPSGPASYSSRPSSHRLRARFQGRRSYSEMADPSAHQHPPHRLLRDPVSTLPKPRPVGDGYPRQQQQRAPPNSPRPASAHGGGMGGAVSGSPCHALELGFPLAEMHHLCHLEDPPTPAPLVTPPQSSDDEEEEWPCPSPAHSPPRTLGVTPPRPPFPAPDAPSTLACPLPGYLNAEHAQSWPSISLWMESEDSDARSCPLCQLTFPTSYPDDALIKHIDTHLENSKI, from the exons ATGGAGTCTATCTTCGGAGGGGAGCTTGGTCTGATGGGTGGAGGGGAAGGTTTGAGAGAAGACAGCTGTGGAGTGGGGTGGCCCACTTCCCCCCTGCAGGAGGACATGTACCCGACGTCTCATTTCACCCTGGTGGCGGCTTACCACGACATCAAGACCCGACTGGCcagcctggagagagaaaacagcagcatCAAACGGAAGCTGAAGGGCTACGAGGTCAAG ttccctATGATTAGTGagtttggagaggagaggagcatcTGCTGCTCCTGTGAGCCTAAAGAGGCCAGTCTGTCTCAGACAGAAGCCAGCAGCCTACAGCAGAGAATCAACAGCCTCACTCAGGAG TTGCAGAAGAGTAAGGAGCGAGAGGAGAGGTTGGAAGACGTGATTCAGGCTtatgagaaaatacatttgGAGAAGAGCAACGTCCAGAGGGACCTGGACAAGATG ACCACTCTCGCAGAACAACACGTTGAGCGAATCCGAAGCCTGGAGGCTGCCCTCCGACAGAGGGACAGTTCGCTCCAGAAGAAGAGCGCTCTGATGCACGCCGGGAAGGACATGCCACACCTGCAGCCTCGCAGCAAAGAGATGCAATACCTGCAGCTGCACGCCAGCCTGGACGTCCCCTGCG GCCCCACACTTCAGAGCTCTCGTAGCCTGGACGCTCTCTCCGATCTGAAAGTGCAGCGCCTGGAGGCGGAGCTTGAAGGTGCACGGAATGAAGCCCAGGGGGCGTGTCAGAGGGAGGAGGAGCTGAAGGCGGAGCTTCAGCGGTTACAAGAGGAGATCAGGCAATTACAAGAAGCCCAAAGAGag ATGGCCACACCCTGTGAGCACTGTGATATGGAGTGGATCAAGAAAGCTGGTGATGAGCA GGTAAATTTGGCACTTGCCTACACAGAGTTGACAGAGGAGCTGGGCCGTGTGCGTTGTCTGGTAGCCAAACAGAATGAGATCCTCAGACAGACAACGCAAGAGCAGAAAAGTCCtggtcagttacacacacacacacatacattcatacacacacggatacacacacacacacacacacagacatacacaca ttctcccacagttCCACGCCATTCTCCTGCACCTCAGCGTCGTTCTCCCAGCTCTCCACGCCCCTCCCCTGACCGCCTCCgtccctcctcccctctctctcccccctctggTCCCGCCTCCTACTCCAGCCGACCCTCCAGCCACCGCCTGCGCGCTCGCTTCCAGGGTCGCCGTAGTTACTCCGAAATGGCCGACCCCTCCGCCCACCAGCATCCCCCTCACCGTCTCCTCCGCGACCCGGTCTCCACCCTGCCGAAGCCCCGTCCCGTCGGCGACGGTTACCCGCGGCAACAGCAGCAGCGGGCTCCGCCCAACAGCCCGCGTCCGGCCTCCGCTCACGGCGGCGGCATGGGCGGAGCCGTGAGCGGGAGCCCCTGCCACGCCTTAGAGTTGGGTTTCCCGTTGGCTGAGATGCACCACCTGTGCCACCTGGAGGACCCCCCGACGCCAGCCCCCCTGGTCACGCCCCCGCAGTCCTCGGAcgacgaggaagaggagtggCCGTGTCCCAGCCCCGCCCACAGTCCGCCCAGAACGCTGGGAGTGACTCCGCCCAGACCACCTTTCCCAGCTCCAGATGCTCCCAGTACACTGGCGTGTCCCCTGCCTGGCTACTTAAACGCCGAACATGCACAGTCTTGGCCTTCCATTAGT ctgtgGATGGAGTCGGAGGACAGCGATGCTCGGAGCTGCCCTCTGTGTCAGTTAACCTTCCCCACCAGTTACCCTGACGACGCTTTGATCAAACACATCGACACTCACCTGGAGAACAGCAAGATCTGA
- the LOC115829198 gene encoding oxysterol-binding protein-related protein 7-like: MDQSGGTLTSSQSMMSGLDGSPVAAFKPTHSRNNSGGGSSSRHSRQNSRDWELMDDLQTMTMGTGGCFDSAGIPGICEGYLMKKRKHPLKGWHKRYFILEKGILRYAKTQQDVLRGKYHGALDVSLAAMSVNKKSNRIDLDAGDNLFHVKAKSHELFYIWLTKLSAHRVYKKNEALNLHQGVLQALSGVPGSLPVMASLAQRTRGIADTLPHYQSTTSVYNRQMTESPSSSSGVNSKVSAWLMQTHQSNCCQQELARCQLDLDGLGGLIQRLQCLEGGLPITNMDLERRISMQNLTLEKPRKKSGKIFGHSRALSLGFLPLNMSTSQLSSSSGLGCSVQSIPDYVYSQLSAPGGTSPEGKQLQQDIHKMSQKIHESLRNIHEVLNLERERLRQAWTSPELHQSTSDQLATLCTTLSEVELQSRLTKVHSLSLSSDSTDESFCTVRQDQTMTSVSRHGQRKQSLTESTSEFFDASEVLVCESSSENEASDESGLSDVTTSNSEPDESHATSTLKYRNSVSSAPDVPTNVPTDTGRRKVLPAPCSDNSHIGILTILYNNIGKDLSRVSMPVALNEPLSLLQRVSEELEYSELLDIANRTDDPYQRMVYVAAFSISGYAWASWRYRYKPFNPVLGETYESVREDRGFRYMAEQVSHHPPLSACHAESENFTFWQDQRWKNKFWGKSVEIVSTGMVNVTLPKYGDHYEWNKAVTCIHNVFSQQRWLEHYGDVTIRNLKSDECTCKITFVKSRYWGSENGKNEVQGQVLDRSGKVVHRFGGSWHEGIFCDTLPNPQCIWKPNTQPDDHFEYYGFSQYARELNELTPELEAVLPPTDTRFRPDQRLLEEGKMAEADKRKDEVEEKQRERRKEMAKKGEEHVPRFFKKTLDHAGREVWVTNETYWKVRENPGFANTENLDLWC; this comes from the exons ATGGACCAGTCGGGGGGCACGTTGACCAGCAGTCAGTCCATGATGAGTGGCTTGGATGGGTCTCCCGTTGCAGCGTTCAAACCCACCCACTCGCGCAACAACAGCGGCGGCGGCTCCTCATCCCGACACTCGCGTCAG AATTCGAGAGATTGGGAGTTAATGGACGACCTCCAGACTATGACCATGGGTACCGGGGGATGTTTTGACAGTGCAGGCATTCCCGGGATTTGCGAGGGGTACCTGATGAAGAAAAGGAAGCACCCGCTCAAGGGCTGGCATAAG AGATACTTTATCTTGGAAAAGGGGATCCTCAGATACGCCAAAACCCAACAGGAT GTCCTCAGAGGAAAGTATCATGGTGCCCTGGATGTCAGTCTCGCTGCCATGTCCGTAAACAAGAAATCTAACCGTATCGACCTGGATGCCGGAGATAACTTGTTCCACGTGAAG GCTAAGAGCCATGAACTTTTCTACATTTGGTTGACCAAACTGAGCGCCCACCGGGTTTACAAGAAAAATGAAGCTTTGAACCTCCACCAGGGGGTTCTTCAGGCACTGTCAGGGGTCCCAGGCTCCCTCCCTGTCATGGCTAGCCTGGCCCAGAGAACCCGAGGGATTGCCGACACG ctTCCTCATTATCAGAGCACAACTTCTGTCTACAACAGACAAATGACGGAGTCACCATCTTCCTCATCCGGTGTGAACAGCAAAGTGTCCGCCTGGCTCATGCAGACCCATCAGTCCAACTGCTGCCAGCAAG AGCTGGCCAGATGTCAGTTGGACTTGGACGGACTGGGTGGTCTGATCCAGAGATTGCAGTGCCTTGAAGGTGGTCTACCCATCACAAACATGGACCTGGAACGCCGGATCAGCATGCAG AATCTTACTCTTGAGAAGCCCAGAAAGAAATCTGGCAAGATCTTTGGCCACTCTCGCGCCTTATCACTTG GTTTTCTTCCActg aataTGTCCACCAGTCAGCTGAGTTCTTCGTCTGGTCTTGGGTGCTCCGTCCAGTCAATCCCAGACTATGTGTACTCCCAGCTGTCTGCCCCAGGGGGTACTTCACCTGAAGGCAAGCAGCTCCAGCAGGACATCCATAAGATGTCCCAAAAGA tacATGAGTCACTGAGGAACATCCACGAAGTTCTGAATCTGGAGAGGGAGCGACTCAGGCAAGCCTGGACCAGCCCAGAGCTGCACCAGTCCACCTCAGACCAGTTGGCCACGCTTTGCACCACACTCTCAGAG GTGGAGCTTCAGTCGCGTCTCACCAAGGTTCATTCACTCTCCTTGTCCTCCGACTCCACAGATGAATCTTTCTGCACAGTGCGTCAAGACCAG ACGATGACTTCTGTGAGCCGACATGGACAACGCAAGCAGTCGCTCACTGAGTCCACATCAGAATTCTTCGATGCTAGCGAAGTTCTTGTCTGTGAAAGCTCGTCGGAAAACGAGGCTTCGGATGAGTCGGGCCTTAGCGATGTCACCACGAGCAACTCTGAGCCTGATGAGAGTCATG CAACATCCACCCTGAAGTACCGTAACAGCGTCTCGAGTGCCCCGGATGTTCCCACGAACGTTCCTACGGACACGGGGCGCCGTAAAGTCCTCCCTGCACCCTGCAGCGATAACAGCCACATCGGGATCCTCACCATCCTCTACAACAACATCGGAAAGGATCTGTCACGTGTGTCCATGCCGGTGGCCCTGAACGAACCCCTCAGCCTGCTCCAGAGGGTCAGTGAAGAGCTCGAATACTCAGAGTTGCTGGACATCGCCAACCGCACAGACGACCCTTACCAGAGAATG GTTTATGTGGCTGCCTTCTCCATCTCAGGATACGCGTGGGCTTCTTGGCGTTACCGCTACAAACCCTTTAACCCTGTCCTGGGGGAGACCTACGAAAGCGTTCGGGAGGATCGGGGATTCCGTTACATGGCAGAGCAG GTCAGCCATCAccctcctctgtctgcctgtcatgCTGAGTCAGAAAACTTCACCTTCTGGCAAG ATCAAAGATGGAAGAACAAATTCTGGGGGAAATCTGTTGAGATCGTATCCACTGGGATGGTCAATGTTACACTGCCAAA GTATGGCGACCATTACGAGTGGAACAAAGCAGTGACCTGTATCCACAACGTCTTCAGTCAGCAGAGGTGGCTGGAGCATTACGGAGACGTGACCATCCGCAACCTGAAAAGCGACGAGTGTACCTGCAAGATCACTTTCGTTAAG TCTCGTTACTGGGGTTCAGAAAACGGCAAGAATGAAGTGCAGGGGCAGGTTCTGGACCGGTCTGGAAAGGTGGTCCATCGTTTTGGTGGCTCCTGGCATGAGGGCATTTTCTGTGATACTCTGCCCAACCCACAATGCATCTGGAAGCCCA ATACACAACCCGACGACCACTTTGAATACTACGGTTTTTCTCAGTACGCCAGAGAACTGAACGAGCTCACTCCTGAACTTGAGGCCGTCCTGCCCCCGACCGACACCCGCTTCCGCCCAGACCAAAG GCTGTTGGAAGAAGGCAAGATGGCGGAAGCCGACAAGAGAAAGGATGAGGTGGAGGAGAAGCAGAGGGAACGACGAAAAGAAATGGCCAAGAAAGGAGAGGAACACGTGCCCCGTTTCTTCAA gaaaactCTCGATCATGCTGGAAGGGAGGTCTGGGTAACCAACGAAACATACTGGAAAGTCCGAGAAAACCCTGGATTTGCCAACACTGAGAACTTGGATCTCTGGTGCTGA
- the aspdh gene encoding aspartate dehydrogenase domain-containing protein: MADRSSPIRVGIVGYGHLGQFLVERIQREGQKVGLGLAFVWNRNAEKLRGSIPEELILNNLADFTQRGADVIVEVCHPQIVKEFGVRFLSQAQFLVGSPSALSDSQLDQELRQAAKHYGNTLYVPCGALWGGPDIQRLNDSGALKALSIRMSKHPSCFRLSGGLLSDWSEGEGRRVLFHGSVAELCPIAPNNVNTMAAASIAASTLGFKGVTGEIVSDTALADYHLVEVEVTGADGFSVKTVRKNPAKLGAVTGNATYNSFWSSLLVCRGHGGRVYLC, translated from the exons ATGGCTGACAGATCTTCACCTATCAGAGTTGGAATCGTTGGTTACGGTCATTTGG GGCAGTTTCTGGTGGAGCGGatccagagagagggacagaaggtTGGTCTTGGTCTGGCGTTCGTTTGGAACAGAAATGCAGAGAAACTCAGAGGATCCATCCCTGAAGAGCTCATTTTAAACAATCTTGCAGATTTTACAcagag GGGGGCCGATGTGATTGTGGAGGTGTGTCACCCACAGATAGTGAAGGAATTTGGGGTCCGCTTCTTGTCACAAGCTCAGTTCCTG GTGGGCAGTCCTTCAGCCCTCTCAGATTCTCAGCTGGATCAAGAACTACGCCAAGCTGCAAAGCATTATGGGAACACACTCTATGTGCCTTGTGGTGCATTATGGGGAGGACCTGACATCCAGAGGCTAAACGACAGCGGAGCGCTAAAA GCTCTTTCCATTCGCATGTCCAAACACCCCTCTTGCTTTCGGCTCTCTGGGggtctgctctctgattggtcggagggggaggggaggcgGGTCTTGTTCCACGGCTCGGTGGCGGAGCTGTGTCCCATCGCCCCTAACAACGTCAACACCATGGCAGCTGCTTCCATCGCGGCGTCGACGCTGGGGTTCAAAGGAGTCACGGGGGAGATTGTCTCTGACACAGC tttggcAGACTATCACCTGGTTGAAGTTGAGGTGACGGGTGCAGATGGATTCTCAGTGAAAACAGTTAGGAAGAATCCAGCCAAACTCGGAGCGGTTACTGGAAACGCAACATACAATTCATTCTGGAGCAGCTTactgg tttgcAGGGGCCACGGGGGGAGAGTTTATCTGTGCTAA